The DNA window GGCCATGGATGACGCCCTTGCCCGACTCACAGGAGCGTGACACAAGACCTGCTTGAAGAAGGGCGCGACAACCACCACATTTGGTGGGACAAAAAACTCTCGAAAGGAATTTTCCGCATGGGTGCCACCGTCAAGGTCGACAAGAACAATTTCCAGGCCGACGTGCTCAACGCCAAGGAGCCGGTCGTGGTGGATTTCTGGGCTGAATGGTGCGGCCCGTGCAAGATGATCGCGCCGGCGCTTGAGGACATCGCCCTCGAACTCGGCAGCAAGGTCAAGATCGCCAAGCTCAACATCGACGAGAATCCCGAGCTTGCCGCGCAATTCGGCGTGCGCTCGATCCCGACGCTGATGATCTTCAAGGGCGGCGAAGTCGCCGACATGAAGGTTGGCGCCGCTCCGAAGACCGCGCTGTCGCACTGGATCAACGGCAGCCTCGCCTGATCCAACTGAAATTCCTGACAGCAAAAGCCCGGCCATCGTGCCGGGCTTTTTGTTGGCGTCATCGCTGGGTTGCTCTGGCCCTCACATCAGGTCACGCCATGTCTTCTGTTGGCAGCAACAGAAGCAGGGAGAACGTCATGACCGGATCCGCCAAGGCCACCGTCTTCATCGACAATGAGCGTGTCATCGTCACCGAGTACCGCTTCCAGCCGGGCGACAACACCGGCTGGCATCGACATGGGCACGACTATGTCGTGGTGCCGCTGATGGACGGCAAACTCAAGCTGGAAACCAAGGACGGTGAAACCTTCGCCGAGATGAAGAAAGGCGTGCCTTATTTCCGCAAGGAGGGCGTCGAACACGACGTCATCAGCGCCAATGAGGGCGAATATGCTTTCATCGAGATCGAGCTGAAGTAAGCGGCCGCATTGACTAGAGCATTTCACCGTTTCACGGAAACGGCAAACTGCTCTAACTCATTGTTTTAACGCAACTCCGGACGGAAAACCGTTTCACACTTTTCCTGGAATTGCTCTGGGCGATGGACGGCCTCACGTCGGCGGTGTGCCGTTCTCGGCCAGTACTGCACCAGCCAGATAGAGCGATCCCCCGATCAGGATGCGGGGCGCTGGGCCGTCCCAGGTGTCGCGCAGCAGCATCAGCGCGCTGGCGACGGAACTGACCGGCTCGGCGGAAAGCCCGGCTTCCGTGGCGCGGATCGCCAGCTCGTCGTTGGGCACGCCGGCATCGCTCATGCTCACCGGCACGGTATAGACATGCCGGGCCAAGCCCTTGAAGGCGCGGAAATAGCCGCTCTGGTCCTTGGTGTTGATCATGCCCGAAATGAGGAACAGCGGGCGCGGGTTCTTTTCTTCCTGCTCGGCCAGCGCTTCGGCGACGACCACGCCGGCGCCCGGGTTGTGGCCACCGTCGAGCCAGATGTCGGCACCCTTCGGCGCCAGCTCCGCCAGACGGCCCTGCACCAGCTTCTGCATGCGACCGGGCCAGGCGACATTGGTCATCGCCTTTTCGGCGGCGCGGTGGCTGACCTCGAAGCCCGCCGCCTTGACCGCGGCGATCGCAGCCGCCGCATTGGCGAATTGGTGGCGCCCTGGCAGCCGCGGCATCGGCAGGTCCATCAGGCCATCCTCGTCCTGGTAGACCATGCGGCCGTTCTCCTCGAAGGCCAGGAAGTCCTGGCCATAGACGAAGGTCGGGCACTCCAGCCGCTCGGCGGTCTCGATCAGCACCTGCAGCGCCGTCTCGCTTTCCTGGGCGCCGATCACCACGGGGCAGCCGCGCTTCATGATGCCAGCCTTTTCAGCAGCGATCAGTTCGACCCGGTCGCCAAGATAGGCCTCATGATCCATCGACACAGGCATGATCACCGACACGGCCGGCCTGGCGACGACATTGGTGGCGTCGAAGCGGCCGCCGAGGCCGACCTCGATGATGGCGGCATCGGCCGGATGTTCCGAAAACAGGATGAAGGTGACGGCGGTGAGGATCTCGAAGACGGTGATCTTCTGGCCGTCATTGGCCTTGGCGACGCGGGCAATGGCCTCGGCGAAGGTCTCATCGTCGACGAGCTTGCCACCCCCCTCGGCGGCGAGCCTATAGCGCTCGGCCCAGTTCACCAGATGCGGCGAGGTGTGGACATGCACGAGACGGCCGGCGGCTTCAAGCAGCGCGCGCGAAAAGGCGGCGCAGGAGCCCTTGCCGTTGGTGCCGGCGATGTGGATGACCGGCGGCAGCAAGTCCTGCGGATTGCCAAGCCGCTCCAGGAGCCGCGTGATGCGGTCGAGCGAAAGGTCGAAACCTTTCGGGTGAAGCGCCATCAGGGCTTCGATTTCGCGGTCGGCGGCAAGCGTTGTCATGACAAAATCCCGGCGCATGGCCCGAGCACCAGAATCAACCCGGAATGGCCATGGCAATCAAAAGGCTACAGCGCGCCATGGACATGGCGCAATCGCTGTTCGCGGCGGCCCAAGTCGTGTCTTGTGCACGTCGTCCTCCCAAAACCGAGGCCACTTTTGGACGACATGCACAGTGTCGCGTCCTCAGGCTTGCGGCCGGGCTTCGGTCGCAACCATCGCCGGCGGCAGGATTTCCGGCTCGAGCGGCTTTTGCTCCTCCGGCATCTTGAGCAGCATCTTCAACAGCCGCGCGATGGTCTGGCGCAGTTCGAGCCGCGACACCACCATGTCGACCATGCCGTGCTCCATCAGATATTCGGAGCGCTGGAAGCCATCGGGCAGTTTCTCGCGGATGGTCTGCTCGATGACACGCGGTCCGGCAAAGCCGATCAGCGCGCCCGGCTCGGCGATATGCACGTCGCCCAGCATGGCATAGGAGGCGGTGACGCCGCCTGTGGTCGGGTTGGTCAGCACGACGATGTAGGGCAGGCCGGCTTCCTTAAGCCGGTCGACGCCGACCGTTGTGCGCGGCAGCTGCATGAGGGACAAGATGCCTTCCTGCATGCGCGCGCCGCCGGACGCGGCGAACAGGATCAGCGGCCGCTTGCGCTGCAGGGCGACCTCGAATGCGTGTACGATGGCGTCGCCGGCGGCCATGCCGAGCGAGCCCCCCATGAAGGCGAAATCCTGCACCGTCACCACCACCGGCAGGCCTTCGATGGTGCCCAGCGCGTTGACGATCGCGTCCTCCAGCCCGGTCTTGGCCTTGGCGTCCTTCAACCGGTCGGTGTAACGCTTCTCATCGCGGAACTTCAGCGGATCCTGCACCACCTTCGGGTTTTCGAGCTGTTCGTATTTCCCGTCGTCGAGGAAGTACTTCAGCCGCTCCTTGGCCGAAATCTTCATGTGATGGCCGGAAGACGGGATGACGAACTGGTTGGATTCCAGATCCTTGTGGAACACCATCTCGCCGGTCTCGGGATCCTTGATCCAGAGATTCTCGGGCATGTCGGTGCGCCGGCCGAGCATCGAATTGATCTTCGGGCGAACGTAATTGGTGATCCAGTTCATCGCTTCGGCTCCTGTCCTGACGAAGAGTTGCTAATGCATGTCGCCCAAAAATGGGAACCGGTTTTGGGCGACATGCACAAACTTGAGGTAGGAGAACTATTCGGCGGCAGCAAGGCGGGCCGAGCGCACGCCTTGCGCAAGGCCGCTGACCAGCGTGGCGACGGCCTCGGCCGGGTCGGCGGTCTTTTCGCCCTTCGGCCCCAGCACATTGGCGACCGCATTGACGATCGCGGTGCCGACGACGACGCCATCGGCATTGGCGCCAATGACACGCGCCTGTTCGGCGGTCTTGACACCGAAGCCGACGCAGACCGGCAGGTTGGTATGGCCCTTGATGCGCTTGACCGCCGCCGCCACCTTGCCGGTGTCGGCAAGTGCGGCACCGGTGATGCCGGTCATTGACACGTAGTAGACGAAGCCAGACGTGTTCTGCAAAACCTTGGGCAGCCGCTTGTCATCCGTGGTCGGCGTCGCCAGCCGGATGAAGTTGATGCCAGCCTTGAGCGCCGGTATGCAGAGTTCCTCGTCCATTTCCGGCGGCAGATCGACGACGATCAGCCCGTCTATGCCGCTGGCCAGCGCATCCCTGAGGAAGCGGTCGACGCCGTAGACGTAGATCGGGTTGTAATAGCCCATCAGCACGATCGGGGTTTCATTGTCGCCGGTGCGGAAATCCGACGCCATCTTCAGTGTCTTCACAAGGGTCTGGCCAGCTTTCAGCGCACGCAGGCCCGCTGCCTGGATCGCCGGTCCATCGGCCATGGGATCGGAAAACGGCATGCCGAGTTCGATAACATCGCTGCCGGCGCCCGGCAGGGCTTTCATGATCGACAGCGAGGTTTCGTAGTCCGGGTCGCCGGCCATGAAATAGGTGACGAGCGCCGGCCTGCCTTCGGCCTTGAGTTTCGCCATGCGGCGATCGATTCGGGTGGTCATTCTAAAGCTCCATCCCCAGAATTTTGCCCACAGTGAAAATGTCCTTGTCGCCGCGGCCGCACAAATTCATGACGATGATCTGGTCCTTGCCCATCTTCGGCGCGCGCTTGATCACCTCGGCCAGCGCATGCGCCGGTTCCAGCGCCGGGATGATGCCCTCCAGCCGGGTCAGCAGCTGGAACGCCTCTAGCGCCTCTGAATCCATGATCGGCACGTATTCGACACGGTTGGATTCCTTCAGCCACGAATGTTCCGGGCCGATGCCCGGATAGTCGAGGCCGGCCGAGATCGAATGGCCTTCCATGATCTGGCCGTCGGAGTTCTGCAGCAGGTAGGTACGGTTGCCGTGCAGAACGCCTGGCGAACCGGCGGTAAGCGAGGCACAGTGCTCTTCGCCATCAAGGCCCTTGCCACCGGCTTCGACGCCGACAATCTTCACATCCGTGTCGTCGAGGAACGGGTGGAACAGGCCGATTGCGTTTGAGCCGCCGCCCACCGCTGCGACAAGCAGGTCCGGCAGCCGGCCTTCCGCCTCCAGCATCTGTTCCCTGGCCTCGCGGCCGATGACCGACTGCAGCTCCCGCACGATTTCGGGATAGGGGTGCGGACCCGCGGCGGTGCCAATCATGTAGTAGGTGTCATCGACATTCGTCACCCAATCGCGAAGCGCCTCGTTCATGGCATCCTTCAATGTGCCGTGACCGGAGGTGACCGGCACAACCTCGGCGCCGAGCAGCTTCATGCGGAAAACGTTGGGCGCCTGACGCTGCACGTCGGTCGCACCCATGTAAACCACGCAAGGCAAGCCGAAGCGCGCGGCAACCGTCGCCGACGCAACGCCGTGCTGGCCAGCGCCTGTCTCGGCGATGATGCGCGTCTTGCCCATGCGCTTGGCCAGCAGAATCTGGCCGAGGCAATTGTTGATCTTGTGTGAGCCGGTGTGGTTGAGCTCGTCGCGCTTGAAATAGATTTTCGCGCCGCCGAGATGCTGGGTCAGCCTTTCGGCGAAATAGAGCGGACTGGGCCGGCCGGTATAGTGCTTGTTGAGATGCTCGACCTCGGCCTTGAAGGCCGGGTCGGTCTTGGCGAAGGTCCAGTGCTTTTCGAGGTCCAGGATCAGCGGCATCAAGGTTTCGGCGACGAAACGGCCGCCAAACATGCCGAACATGCCTTGCTCGTCAGGTCCGGTGCGAAAGGAATTGGGTGTCGCCGGCTTGTTCATCGCCGATCTCCTAACTGCTATGTTTTGAGCATGTCCTCATCGGAAAACCGGATACCACTTTTCCGGGACATGCTCTCATTGGAAACACTTTCAGGCGGCGCGGTCGTCGCGTGCTGCCCGGACGGCCCGGAAAAACTGTTCGATCAGCGCCGGATCCTTGACGCCCGGCGCGCTTTCCACGCCCGACGAAATGTCTATTCCGGGCGGGTTGGCAAGCCGAAGGGCATCGCCGATGTTGGCGGCGTTGAGCCCACCGGAAAGCATGTAATCGACGCCGGCGTCAAGGCCGGCAAGGATGCGCCAGTCGAAGGCCACGCCATTGCCGCCCGGCAGCACGGAGCCCTTTGGCGGCTTGGCGTCGAACAGGAAGCGGTCGGCAACGCCGATGAACGGCTCGATCCGGTCGAGATCGGCGGCCTCGCTGAGCGGCAGCGCCTTCATCACCGGCAGCCCATAGCGGACCTTCAGTTCGGCCACCTGCTCAGGTGTTTCCGACCCGTGCAGCTGCAACATATCGGGCTGCATGGCTGTGACGATCTGGTCCAGGAAGGCGTCACTGGCGTCGACCGTGACGGCAACCGCCAAGGCCTTGCCGCGCGCCGCTTCGCGCAGACGGCAGGCGTGCGCCGGCTCGACATAGCGAGGGCTCTTGGCGAAAAAAATGAAGCCGACATGGGTGGCGCCGCCGGCCAGGGCCGCGGCCATTGCGTGGTCGGTCTTCAAGCCGCAGATTTTTATATCGAGCGCCATGGCGCGGGAATTGGCACGAAATCGCGACAGAGTCGAGAAAAAGCATGCTGTTTGCCGGCAGCGCCAAAGGCGCTACCTATTGATGGACGGATAGACAGCATGCCGGGTGGGAGAAGATCATGGCTGACACAACCATTACCGAACTGAAGCAGAAGATCGCTCAGGCACACCAGGTCATCGCGCATCTGATGGACAAGGCCGCCTTCAACGGCGCCGAAGCGCATCGGGCGCTGGACTATTTCGGTGGCGATACGTTTGACCGGAATTTCCTGCCTTGGCCGCATCACGGCGATGAGGGGCTGCGGCCGGATGAACTCAATGCCGCCAACGACGATTGACTACTCGAACACAATCGCCTGCAGCGCGCCGCCATTGCGCTTCAGCCAGTCCTTGCAGCGGTCGGTGTCGGGGCAGAGTTTTTCGCACAGTTTCCAGAATTTCGGGCCGTGGTTCATCTCCTTGAGATGTGCCACCTCATGCGCCACGAGGTAGTTTATCACGGGCTGCGGCGCCATCATGATGCGCCAGGAGAAGGAGAGATTGCCCTCCGAGGTGCAGGAGCCCCAGCGGCTGGACGTGTCCTTGTAACGGATCGCCTTGGCGCGCTTGCCGAGCGCCTCGGTGTGCCTGACCACCAGCTTCTCGATCTCCTTCTTGGCCTCGCGCTTGAGAAAATCGGCGATGCGGCGCGGCAGATGTATCCGGTCGCCATGCACGATCAGCAGCGGCCCGCGCTCGTCGCGCGATACCGTGACGGTACCGCGCTTTGACGGCTCATGAACGATACGGTGCGGCACGCCCCGGATCGGGATCCTGATGCCCGGCCGCACCTGTGGCCGCGTCGGCACTTTGGCGAGCCGCTGCTCCAGCCAGTCCTGGTGGCGCTCGAGGAACCTGTCCACCTCGCCGCGGCGCAGGCCCGGCGGCACGGTGATGCGCAGGCCCTGGCCGCCGGAATCGATGCGCAGCGTCAGCCGCCGCGCTCTGGCGCTCTCGACGATCTTGAGCGGCAGCGTGCGGCCGGCGACGCAATATTCGCGCTCCACGACTGGCGTGGCCTTGGGCTTCGTCAGATTGCGGAAGAATCCGATGGTCATGGCGGGACGATACGCGATTCGAGAAAAACGACTAGAACAAAAAAGAAACGGCGCCGCTCGCGCGACGCCGTTTTTTTCACGATCAGGCTTGTCGCAAAGCCTCAGTCGTCAAGCAGGTTCGAGTCCTTGCCGCGCTTGGTCGAGGTCGTGCCGGTGCTCGGATCGGTCTTCGCCGGAGCGGTCGACTTGTTGCGCTTCGCCATGAAGCGGTCGAAC is part of the Mesorhizobium loti genome and encodes:
- a CDS encoding M48 family metallopeptidase, with translation MTIGFFRNLTKPKATPVVEREYCVAGRTLPLKIVESARARRLTLRIDSGGQGLRITVPPGLRRGEVDRFLERHQDWLEQRLAKVPTRPQVRPGIRIPIRGVPHRIVHEPSKRGTVTVSRDERGPLLIVHGDRIHLPRRIADFLKREAKKEIEKLVVRHTEALGKRAKAIRYKDTSSRWGSCTSEGNLSFSWRIMMAPQPVINYLVAHEVAHLKEMNHGPKFWKLCEKLCPDTDRCKDWLKRNGGALQAIVFE
- a CDS encoding phosphoribosylanthranilate isomerase, which codes for MALDIKICGLKTDHAMAAALAGGATHVGFIFFAKSPRYVEPAHACRLREAARGKALAVAVTVDASDAFLDQIVTAMQPDMLQLHGSETPEQVAELKVRYGLPVMKALPLSEAADLDRIEPFIGVADRFLFDAKPPKGSVLPGGNGVAFDWRILAGLDAGVDYMLSGGLNAANIGDALRLANPPGIDISSGVESAPGVKDPALIEQFFRAVRAARDDRAA
- the trxA gene encoding thioredoxin → MGATVKVDKNNFQADVLNAKEPVVVDFWAEWCGPCKMIAPALEDIALELGSKVKIAKLNIDENPELAAQFGVRSIPTLMIFKGGEVADMKVGAAPKTALSHWINGSLA
- the trpA gene encoding tryptophan synthase subunit alpha, producing MTTRIDRRMAKLKAEGRPALVTYFMAGDPDYETSLSIMKALPGAGSDVIELGMPFSDPMADGPAIQAAGLRALKAGQTLVKTLKMASDFRTGDNETPIVLMGYYNPIYVYGVDRFLRDALASGIDGLIVVDLPPEMDEELCIPALKAGINFIRLATPTTDDKRLPKVLQNTSGFVYYVSMTGITGAALADTGKVAAAVKRIKGHTNLPVCVGFGVKTAEQARVIGANADGVVVGTAIVNAVANVLGPKGEKTADPAEAVATLVSGLAQGVRSARLAAAE
- the accD gene encoding acetyl-CoA carboxylase, carboxyltransferase subunit beta → MNWITNYVRPKINSMLGRRTDMPENLWIKDPETGEMVFHKDLESNQFVIPSSGHHMKISAKERLKYFLDDGKYEQLENPKVVQDPLKFRDEKRYTDRLKDAKAKTGLEDAIVNALGTIEGLPVVVTVQDFAFMGGSLGMAAGDAIVHAFEVALQRKRPLILFAASGGARMQEGILSLMQLPRTTVGVDRLKEAGLPYIVVLTNPTTGGVTASYAMLGDVHIAEPGALIGFAGPRVIEQTIREKLPDGFQRSEYLMEHGMVDMVVSRLELRQTIARLLKMLLKMPEEQKPLEPEILPPAMVATEARPQA
- a CDS encoding bifunctional folylpolyglutamate synthase/dihydrofolate synthase produces the protein MTTLAADREIEALMALHPKGFDLSLDRITRLLERLGNPQDLLPPVIHIAGTNGKGSCAAFSRALLEAAGRLVHVHTSPHLVNWAERYRLAAEGGGKLVDDETFAEAIARVAKANDGQKITVFEILTAVTFILFSEHPADAAIIEVGLGGRFDATNVVARPAVSVIMPVSMDHEAYLGDRVELIAAEKAGIMKRGCPVVIGAQESETALQVLIETAERLECPTFVYGQDFLAFEENGRMVYQDEDGLMDLPMPRLPGRHQFANAAAAIAAVKAAGFEVSHRAAEKAMTNVAWPGRMQKLVQGRLAELAPKGADIWLDGGHNPGAGVVVAEALAEQEEKNPRPLFLISGMINTKDQSGYFRAFKGLARHVYTVPVSMSDAGVPNDELAIRATEAGLSAEPVSSVASALMLLRDTWDGPAPRILIGGSLYLAGAVLAENGTPPT
- the trpB gene encoding tryptophan synthase subunit beta, encoding MNKPATPNSFRTGPDEQGMFGMFGGRFVAETLMPLILDLEKHWTFAKTDPAFKAEVEHLNKHYTGRPSPLYFAERLTQHLGGAKIYFKRDELNHTGSHKINNCLGQILLAKRMGKTRIIAETGAGQHGVASATVAARFGLPCVVYMGATDVQRQAPNVFRMKLLGAEVVPVTSGHGTLKDAMNEALRDWVTNVDDTYYMIGTAAGPHPYPEIVRELQSVIGREAREQMLEAEGRLPDLLVAAVGGGSNAIGLFHPFLDDTDVKIVGVEAGGKGLDGEEHCASLTAGSPGVLHGNRTYLLQNSDGQIMEGHSISAGLDYPGIGPEHSWLKESNRVEYVPIMDSEALEAFQLLTRLEGIIPALEPAHALAEVIKRAPKMGKDQIIVMNLCGRGDKDIFTVGKILGMEL
- a CDS encoding cupin domain-containing protein — encoded protein: MTGSAKATVFIDNERVIVTEYRFQPGDNTGWHRHGHDYVVVPLMDGKLKLETKDGETFAEMKKGVPYFRKEGVEHDVISANEGEYAFIEIELK